The proteins below come from a single Streptomyces spongiicola genomic window:
- a CDS encoding branched-chain amino acid ABC transporter substrate-binding protein, protein MRQRSLIAMTAALAAGALTLTACGSRDDKGGDSAAGGDTTVVIGVDAPLTGDLSALGLGIKNSVDLAAKQANEKKHVKGVTFKIEALDDQAQPSSGQQNATKLVADKDVLGVVGPLNSSVAESMQKVFDDAKLVQVSPANTNPALTQGPNWNTGDKNRPYKAYFRTATTDAIQGPFAAQYIVNKAKKTKAFIIDDKKTYGAGLAATFKAEFEKLGGKVVGTDHVNPEAKDFSAVATKVKNSGADVVYYGGEYPAGGPLSKQIKDAGAKVVIAGGDALYSGEYIKLAGAGSAGDIATSVGAPIEELDSAKEFLANYKNANYKEAYEAYGGYAYDSTWAIIEAIKKVVEDNDGKLPEDARAKVVEAMQSVSFDGVTGKVSFDEFGDTTNKQLTVYTVEGGKHKPVESGTFTG, encoded by the coding sequence GTGCGTCAACGTTCGCTCATAGCCATGACCGCTGCTCTTGCCGCGGGGGCACTCACCCTCACCGCCTGTGGCTCGCGCGACGACAAGGGCGGAGACTCGGCGGCCGGTGGCGACACCACCGTGGTCATCGGTGTCGACGCGCCGCTGACCGGCGACCTCTCCGCGCTGGGTCTCGGCATCAAGAACTCCGTGGACCTCGCCGCCAAGCAGGCCAACGAGAAGAAGCACGTCAAGGGCGTCACCTTCAAGATCGAGGCTCTCGACGACCAGGCCCAGCCGTCGTCGGGCCAGCAGAACGCCACCAAGCTCGTCGCCGACAAGGACGTCCTCGGCGTGGTCGGCCCGCTCAACTCCTCCGTCGCGGAGTCGATGCAGAAGGTCTTCGACGACGCCAAGCTCGTCCAGGTCTCCCCGGCCAACACCAACCCGGCGCTGACCCAGGGACCGAACTGGAACACCGGGGACAAGAACCGCCCCTACAAGGCGTACTTCCGCACCGCCACCACGGACGCCATCCAGGGCCCGTTCGCGGCGCAGTACATCGTCAACAAGGCCAAGAAGACCAAGGCCTTCATCATCGACGACAAGAAGACCTACGGAGCGGGCCTCGCCGCGACCTTCAAGGCCGAGTTCGAGAAGCTCGGCGGCAAGGTCGTCGGCACCGACCACGTCAACCCCGAGGCGAAGGACTTCAGCGCCGTCGCCACCAAGGTCAAGAACTCCGGCGCGGACGTCGTCTACTACGGCGGCGAGTACCCGGCCGGCGGCCCGCTCAGCAAGCAGATCAAGGACGCGGGCGCCAAGGTCGTCATCGCGGGCGGCGACGCCCTCTACAGCGGCGAGTACATCAAGCTCGCGGGCGCCGGCTCCGCAGGCGACATCGCCACCTCCGTCGGCGCGCCCATCGAGGAGCTCGACTCCGCCAAGGAGTTTCTGGCCAACTACAAGAACGCCAACTACAAGGAGGCGTACGAGGCCTACGGCGGCTACGCCTACGACTCCACCTGGGCGATCATCGAAGCGATCAAGAAGGTCGTCGAGGACAACGACGGCAAGCTCCCGGAGGACGCCCGCGCCAAGGTCGTCGAGGCCATGCAGAGCGTCTCCTTCGACGGTGTGACCGGCAAGGTCTCGTTCGACGAGTTCGGCGACACGACCAACAAGCAGCTCACCGTCTACACGGTCGAGGGCGGCAAGCACAAGCCCGTCGAGTCCGGCACGTTCACCGGCTGA
- a CDS encoding branched-chain amino acid ABC transporter permease, producing MNELPQQLVNGLLLGSMYGLVAIGYTMVYGIVQLINFAHGEIFMTGGFGALSVWLILPGGTTMWVALPLMIIGAVLVATTVAIGAERFAYRPLRGGPRLAPLITAIGLSLALQQAVWAWYPEAKSARTFPQLSGGPFHIGNVTIQTGDVFLLIAAPVCMAVLAYFVNRTRTGRGMQATAQDPDTAKLMGVNTDRIIVIAFALGAVFAAVGAVAYGLKYGIVDYKMGFLLGLKAFTAAVLGGIGNIYGAMIGGLVLGIAETMATAYINHIPGMQQLGGQSWADVWAFVLLILVLLFRPQGLLGERVADRA from the coding sequence GTGAACGAACTGCCGCAGCAGCTGGTCAACGGCCTGCTCCTAGGATCCATGTACGGGCTGGTCGCCATTGGCTACACGATGGTCTACGGCATCGTCCAGCTCATCAACTTCGCCCACGGCGAGATCTTCATGACCGGGGGCTTCGGCGCCCTCAGCGTCTGGCTGATCCTGCCCGGTGGCACCACCATGTGGGTGGCCCTGCCACTCATGATCATCGGCGCCGTACTCGTCGCCACCACCGTCGCCATCGGCGCCGAGCGCTTCGCCTACCGGCCCCTCCGCGGCGGCCCCCGGCTGGCCCCCCTGATCACCGCGATCGGGCTCTCCCTGGCCCTCCAGCAGGCCGTCTGGGCCTGGTACCCGGAAGCCAAGTCCGCGCGTACCTTCCCCCAGCTGTCCGGCGGCCCCTTCCACATCGGCAACGTCACCATCCAGACCGGCGACGTCTTCCTGCTGATCGCCGCCCCCGTCTGCATGGCCGTCCTGGCCTACTTCGTGAACCGCACCCGCACCGGCCGCGGCATGCAGGCCACCGCCCAGGACCCCGACACCGCCAAGCTCATGGGCGTCAACACCGACCGCATCATCGTGATCGCCTTCGCCCTCGGCGCCGTGTTCGCCGCGGTCGGAGCCGTCGCCTACGGCCTCAAGTACGGCATCGTCGACTACAAGATGGGCTTCCTCCTCGGACTCAAGGCCTTCACCGCCGCCGTCCTCGGCGGCATCGGCAACATCTACGGCGCCATGATCGGCGGCCTGGTGCTCGGCATCGCCGAGACCATGGCCACCGCCTACATCAACCACATCCCCGGCATGCAGCAGCTCGGCGGCCAGTCCTGGGCCGACGTCTGGGCCTTCGTACTCCTCATCCTCGTGCTCCTCTTCCGGCCCCAGGGTCTTCTGGGCGAGCGCGTCGCGGACAGGGCGTGA
- a CDS encoding branched-chain amino acid ABC transporter permease codes for MTTQTSTTAPADTRPLPERTALVPLPERTARALATAGGALTVLSAFLAWTWTAAFPGDLTVYGYPGGLQWQVLVAGALTTLFALASYGVKGTRWLAPAGTDAALRLSALAAFGTAWYTMAAISIQLGGPINLEPGGAVAGVATLIALVGAFALPFERPDLHPADPEDTGWDRFTHHLGNGWSVFRATLSAGAPSPLRPLPSHLEILIITGVLALALGVFTYGIGTEYDELFIGFLITAGFGFAALTKAGLIARATQLTGKHQNLTIAGAFIAAALFPFTQSDDQFATIGVYILIFATVALGLNIVVGLAGLLDLGYVAFLGVGAYAAALVSGAPTSPFGVHFPFWAAILVGAGASLVFGVLIGAPTLRLRGDYLAIVTLGFGEIFRITVMNTDGTSGPDITNGSNGIASIPNLNILGFDFGAEHTIAGFTIGRFANYFFLMLLIMAVVVLVFRRSGDSRIGRAWVAIREDETAALAMGINGFRVKLIAFALGASLAGLAGTVQAHVTYTVTPEQYLFAWPVPPNSAFLLAAVVLGGMGTMAGPLVGAALLYLIPNKLQFLGDYQLLAFGVALILLMRFRPEGLIPNRRRQLEFHENEEAPATLTKAGA; via the coding sequence ATGACCACACAGACCAGCACCACCGCCCCCGCCGACACCCGCCCGCTGCCCGAGCGCACCGCCCTCGTCCCGCTGCCCGAGCGCACCGCCCGCGCACTCGCCACCGCCGGCGGCGCCCTGACGGTACTCAGCGCCTTCCTCGCCTGGACGTGGACGGCCGCCTTCCCCGGAGACCTCACGGTCTACGGCTACCCCGGCGGGCTCCAGTGGCAGGTACTCGTGGCCGGTGCCCTCACCACCCTGTTCGCCCTGGCGTCATACGGAGTCAAGGGCACCCGCTGGCTCGCGCCCGCCGGTACCGACGCCGCCCTCCGGCTCTCCGCCCTCGCGGCCTTCGGCACCGCCTGGTACACCATGGCCGCCATCAGCATCCAGCTCGGCGGACCGATCAACCTCGAACCCGGCGGCGCCGTCGCCGGCGTGGCCACCCTCATCGCGCTGGTGGGCGCGTTCGCCCTGCCCTTCGAGCGGCCCGACCTGCACCCCGCCGACCCCGAGGACACCGGCTGGGACCGCTTCACCCACCACCTGGGCAACGGATGGAGCGTCTTCCGGGCCACCCTCTCCGCCGGGGCCCCGAGCCCCCTGCGCCCCCTGCCGTCGCACCTCGAGATCCTGATCATCACCGGGGTCCTCGCCCTCGCCCTCGGCGTCTTCACCTACGGCATCGGCACCGAGTACGACGAACTCTTCATCGGGTTCCTGATCACCGCCGGCTTCGGGTTCGCCGCCCTCACCAAGGCGGGGCTGATCGCGCGCGCGACCCAGCTCACCGGCAAGCACCAGAACCTCACCATCGCCGGGGCGTTCATCGCGGCGGCCCTCTTCCCCTTCACCCAGAGCGACGACCAGTTCGCCACCATCGGCGTCTACATCCTGATCTTCGCCACCGTCGCCCTCGGGCTGAACATCGTGGTCGGCCTGGCCGGTCTCCTCGACCTCGGCTACGTCGCGTTCCTCGGCGTCGGCGCCTACGCCGCCGCCCTCGTGTCCGGAGCCCCGACGTCGCCGTTCGGCGTCCACTTCCCGTTCTGGGCCGCCATCCTCGTCGGCGCCGGCGCCTCCCTCGTCTTCGGCGTCCTCATCGGCGCCCCGACACTGCGGCTGCGCGGCGACTACCTCGCCATCGTCACCCTCGGCTTCGGCGAGATCTTCCGCATCACCGTGATGAACACCGACGGCACCTCCGGGCCCGACATCACCAACGGCTCCAACGGCATCGCGTCCATCCCGAACCTCAACATCCTCGGGTTCGACTTCGGCGCCGAGCACACCATCGCCGGATTCACCATCGGACGGTTCGCCAACTACTTCTTCCTGATGCTCCTGATCATGGCCGTGGTCGTCCTCGTCTTCCGGCGCAGCGGCGACTCCCGCATCGGCCGGGCCTGGGTCGCCATCCGCGAGGACGAGACCGCGGCACTCGCCATGGGCATCAACGGCTTCCGCGTCAAACTGATCGCCTTCGCCCTCGGAGCCTCGCTCGCCGGTCTCGCCGGCACCGTACAGGCACACGTCACCTACACCGTGACGCCCGAGCAGTACCTCTTCGCCTGGCCCGTCCCGCCGAACTCGGCGTTCCTGCTGGCCGCCGTCGTCCTCGGCGGCATGGGCACCATGGCCGGCCCGCTCGTGGGCGCCGCCCTGCTCTACCTCATCCCCAACAAACTCCAGTTCCTCGGCGACTACCAGCTGCTCGCCTTCGGAGTCGCGCTCATCCTGCTGATGCGCTTCCGCCCCGAGGGCCTCATCCCCAACCGCCGCCGTCAGCTCGAGTTCCACGAGAACGAGGAAGCGCCCGCCACCCTCACCAAGGCAGGTGCCTGA
- a CDS encoding ABC transporter ATP-binding protein — protein MTTDTTTRATASAPAGETVLDARGVTMRFGGLTAVRSVDLTVKSGEIVGLIGPNGAGKTTFFNCLTGLYIPTEGEVRYKGTILPPKSFKVTAAGIARTFQNIRLFSNMTVLENVLVGRHTRTKEGLWSALLRGPGFHRAEAASRKRAMELLEFVGLAGKADHLARNLPYGEQRKLEIARALASEPGLLLLDEPTAGMNPQETRATEELVFAIRDMGIAVLVIEHDMRFIMNLCDRVAVLVQGEKLVEGDSQTVQSDERVIAAYLGEPFEGAPGAEEAEEVARAEAAAESTTAEPEAGRAGAEPEPQPADRTETSADGDPDAAPDAAPDGQTDGQTDGPTDGRSDKATGVPADQARAADRAEAADGTEDTDGDSDGGSGGDSDGGSHGGPGDEAAAPRADAPEATGDGGTGTASGTRKEND, from the coding sequence ATGACCACCGACACGACCACCAGGGCGACCGCGTCCGCTCCCGCGGGTGAGACGGTCCTCGACGCCCGGGGCGTCACCATGCGGTTCGGCGGCCTCACGGCCGTGCGCTCCGTCGACCTCACCGTCAAGAGCGGCGAGATCGTCGGTCTCATCGGCCCCAACGGAGCCGGCAAGACCACGTTCTTCAACTGCCTCACCGGCCTCTACATCCCCACCGAGGGCGAGGTCCGGTACAAGGGCACCATCCTGCCGCCGAAGTCCTTCAAGGTCACCGCGGCGGGTATCGCCCGCACCTTCCAGAACATCCGCCTCTTCAGCAACATGACGGTGCTGGAGAACGTCCTGGTCGGCCGGCACACCCGGACCAAGGAGGGCCTCTGGTCCGCCCTGCTCCGCGGCCCCGGCTTCCACCGGGCCGAAGCCGCCTCCCGCAAGAGGGCCATGGAACTCCTCGAGTTCGTCGGCCTCGCGGGCAAGGCCGACCACCTCGCCCGCAACCTGCCCTACGGTGAGCAGCGCAAGCTGGAGATCGCCCGGGCACTCGCGAGCGAACCCGGACTGCTCCTCCTCGACGAGCCCACCGCCGGCATGAACCCGCAGGAGACCCGGGCCACCGAGGAACTCGTCTTCGCCATCCGCGACATGGGCATCGCCGTCCTCGTCATCGAGCACGACATGCGCTTCATCATGAACCTCTGCGACCGGGTCGCCGTGCTCGTCCAGGGCGAGAAGCTCGTCGAGGGCGACAGCCAGACCGTGCAGAGCGACGAGCGCGTCATCGCCGCCTACCTGGGCGAACCCTTCGAGGGCGCGCCCGGCGCGGAGGAGGCCGAGGAGGTCGCACGGGCCGAGGCCGCCGCCGAATCCACCACGGCGGAGCCGGAGGCCGGCCGTGCCGGGGCGGAGCCGGAGCCGCAACCCGCCGACCGGACCGAGACGTCCGCGGACGGCGACCCGGACGCAGCCCCGGACGCAGCCCCGGACGGGCAGACGGACGGGCAGACGGACGGACCGACGGACGGACGATCGGACAAGGCCACCGGCGTGCCCGCCGACCAGGCCCGAGCCGCCGACCGTGCCGAAGCCGCCGACGGCACAGAGGACACCGACGGGGACAGCGACGGCGGCAGCGGCGGGGACAGCGACGGCGGCAGCCACGGCGGGCCCGGCGACGAGGCGGCCGCACCCCGCGCCGACGCTCCGGAAGCCACCGGCGACGGCGGTACCGGCACCGCCTCCGGCACCCGCAAGGAGAACGACTGA
- a CDS encoding ABC transporter ATP-binding protein: MTALLEVEDLRIAYGKIEAVKGISFKVEAGEVVTLIGTNGAGKTTTLRTISGLLKPVGGQIKFNGRSLRKVPAHQIVSLGLAHSPEGRHIFPRMTIEDNLLLGAFLRNDREGIAKDVQRAYDLFPILGERRKQAAGTLSGGEQQMLAMGRALMSQPKLLMLDEPSMGLSPIMMQKIMATIAELKAQGTTILLVEQNAQAALSLADHGHVMEIGKVVLSGSGQDLLHDESVRKAYLGED, translated from the coding sequence ATGACCGCACTTCTCGAGGTCGAGGACCTGCGCATCGCCTACGGCAAGATCGAGGCCGTCAAGGGCATCTCGTTCAAGGTCGAAGCGGGCGAGGTCGTCACCCTCATCGGCACCAACGGCGCCGGCAAGACCACCACCCTGCGCACCATCTCCGGGCTCCTCAAGCCCGTCGGCGGACAGATCAAGTTCAACGGCAGGTCGCTGCGCAAGGTCCCCGCCCACCAGATCGTCTCGCTCGGGCTCGCCCACTCCCCCGAGGGCCGGCACATCTTCCCGCGCATGACGATCGAGGACAACCTCCTCCTCGGCGCCTTCCTCCGCAACGACAGGGAGGGCATCGCCAAGGACGTCCAGCGCGCCTACGACCTCTTCCCCATCCTGGGCGAACGCAGAAAGCAGGCGGCCGGCACGCTCTCCGGCGGTGAGCAGCAGATGCTCGCCATGGGCCGGGCCCTGATGTCCCAGCCCAAGCTGCTCATGCTCGACGAGCCCTCCATGGGCCTCTCACCGATCATGATGCAGAAGATCATGGCCACCATCGCCGAACTCAAGGCCCAGGGCACCACCATCCTGCTCGTCGAGCAGAACGCCCAGGCCGCGCTCTCCCTGGCCGACCACGGCCATGTCATGGAGATCGGCAAGGTCGTCCTGTCCGGCAGCGGACAGGACCTGCTCCACGACGAGTCCGTCCGCAAGGCCTACCTCGGCGAGGACTGA
- a CDS encoding ANTAR domain-containing response regulator, whose amino-acid sequence MTAPESPQPVADDGNASHVPPMTTRVVIAEDEALIRLDLKEMLEEEGYTVVGEAGDGQRAVELAREQRPDLVILDVKMPVLDGISAAEKIAEESIAPVLMLTAFSQRDLVERARDAGAMAYLVKPFSKSDVVPAIEMAVSRFAELRALEKEVADLAQRLETRKLVDRAKSVLQTQYGLTEPAAFRWIQKTSMDRRLSMQQVAEAVIADAEEKKAARGQDGQ is encoded by the coding sequence GTGACCGCCCCCGAGTCGCCCCAGCCCGTCGCCGACGACGGCAACGCTTCGCACGTCCCGCCCATGACGACCCGTGTCGTCATCGCAGAGGACGAGGCCCTGATCCGCCTCGACCTGAAGGAGATGCTCGAGGAAGAGGGCTATACGGTCGTCGGCGAGGCCGGGGACGGGCAGCGGGCCGTCGAGCTGGCCCGCGAGCAGCGGCCGGATCTGGTGATCCTCGACGTGAAGATGCCGGTGCTCGACGGGATTTCCGCGGCCGAGAAGATCGCGGAGGAGTCCATCGCGCCGGTCCTGATGCTGACCGCGTTCTCCCAGCGCGATCTCGTCGAGCGCGCGCGGGACGCCGGCGCGATGGCGTACCTGGTGAAGCCGTTCAGCAAGAGCGACGTGGTGCCGGCCATCGAGATGGCGGTGTCGCGGTTCGCCGAGCTGCGTGCGCTGGAGAAGGAGGTCGCGGATCTCGCCCAGCGGCTGGAGACGCGGAAGCTGGTGGACCGGGCGAAGAGCGTGCTGCAGACGCAGTACGGGCTGACCGAGCCGGCCGCGTTCCGGTGGATCCAGAAGACGTCGATGGATCGCCGGCTGTCGATGCAGCAGGTCGCGGAGGCGGTCATCGCGGACGCCGAGGAGAAGAAGGCCGCCAGGGGCCAGGACGGGCAGTAG
- the pyk gene encoding pyruvate kinase, whose product MRRAKIVCTLGPSTDSYQQIKALVDAGMDVARLNLSHGTHADHEERYRHVRKASDETGRSVGVLADLQGPKIRLGRFREGPVLLEHGDPFTITVEPLEGDREICGTTYAGLAEDVSPGERILVDDGRVSLEVTAVDGPRVHTTVVEGGVISDHKGLNLPGVAVSVPALSGKDVDDLRWAVRTGADIIALSFVRSGRDIEDVHRIMDEEGRRLPVIAKIEKPQAVDDIDGIVAAFDGIMVARGDLGVEMPLERVPLVQKRAITLARRNAKPVIVATQMLDSMVDNSRPTRAEASDVANAVIDGTDAVMLSGETSVGKYPVETVRTMSRIVEAAEQEILANGLPPLTVRGKPRTQGGSVARAAAEIGDFLDARFLVAFTQSGDTVRRLSRYRSPIPLLAFTPDPATRSRLSLSWGVETFIGPRVESTDAMVAQVDEELLRIGRCRHGDTVVITAGSPPGVSGSTNLVRVHHIGEDDIQRT is encoded by the coding sequence ATGCGCCGAGCAAAGATCGTCTGCACACTTGGGCCTTCCACCGACTCGTACCAGCAGATCAAGGCACTCGTGGACGCCGGAATGGACGTCGCCCGCCTGAACCTCAGCCACGGCACCCATGCCGACCACGAGGAGCGCTACCGGCACGTCCGCAAGGCCTCGGACGAAACCGGCCGCAGCGTCGGAGTCCTGGCCGACCTTCAGGGCCCGAAGATCCGCCTCGGACGGTTCCGCGAAGGCCCTGTACTCCTTGAACACGGCGATCCGTTCACCATCACCGTCGAACCCCTCGAAGGGGACCGCGAGATCTGCGGCACCACCTACGCCGGCCTGGCCGAGGACGTCAGCCCCGGAGAGCGCATCCTCGTCGACGACGGCCGCGTCTCGCTGGAGGTCACCGCGGTCGACGGCCCCCGTGTCCACACCACCGTCGTCGAAGGCGGCGTGATCTCCGACCACAAGGGCCTCAACCTCCCCGGAGTCGCCGTCTCCGTCCCCGCCCTCTCCGGCAAGGACGTCGACGACCTCCGCTGGGCCGTCAGAACCGGCGCCGACATCATCGCCCTCTCCTTCGTCCGCAGCGGACGCGACATCGAGGACGTCCATCGCATCATGGACGAGGAAGGACGCCGCCTCCCCGTCATCGCGAAGATCGAGAAACCCCAGGCCGTCGACGACATCGACGGTATCGTCGCAGCCTTCGACGGAATCATGGTCGCGCGCGGCGACCTCGGCGTCGAGATGCCCCTGGAACGTGTCCCCCTCGTCCAGAAGCGCGCCATCACGCTCGCCCGGCGCAACGCCAAGCCCGTCATCGTCGCCACCCAGATGCTCGACTCGATGGTCGACAACTCCCGGCCCACCCGCGCCGAGGCATCCGACGTCGCCAACGCCGTCATCGACGGCACCGACGCGGTGATGCTCTCCGGCGAGACCAGCGTCGGCAAGTACCCCGTCGAGACCGTCCGCACGATGAGCCGCATCGTCGAAGCCGCCGAACAGGAGATCCTCGCCAACGGCCTTCCCCCGCTGACCGTGCGCGGCAAACCCCGCACCCAGGGAGGTTCCGTCGCGCGGGCCGCCGCCGAGATCGGCGACTTCCTCGACGCCCGATTCCTCGTCGCCTTCACCCAGTCCGGCGACACCGTACGACGCCTCTCCCGCTACCGCTCACCCATCCCGCTGCTCGCCTTCACGCCCGACCCCGCCACCCGCTCCCGGCTCAGCCTCAGCTGGGGCGTCGAGACCTTCATCGGCCCCCGCGTCGAATCGACCGACGCGATGGTCGCCCAGGTCGACGAGGAACTCCTCCGCATCGGCCGCTGCCGGCACGGCGACACCGTCGTCATCACCGCCGGGTCCCCGCCCGGAGTCTCCGGCTCCACCAACCTCGTACGCGTCCACCACATCGGCGAGGACGACATCCAGCGCACCTGA
- a CDS encoding bifunctional metallophosphatase/5'-nucleotidase, whose product MPLNRRALLGRSAAVGAGAAIAGGLAAPAEAHGRPGKRRERYSFTVMGTTDLHGNVFNWDYFTDREFDDKAHNDVGLAKISTLVNQVREEKGRRNTLLIDAGDTIQGTQLSYYYAKVDPITAHRGPVHPMAQAMNAIGYDAAALGNHEFNYGIPVLRRFQEQCDFPLLGANALDARTLRPAFPPYSMHRLRTPHGRDVRVAVLGLTNPGIAIWDRANVSGQMVFPGLEEQAAKWVPKLRSMGADVVIVSAHSGSSGTSSYGDQLPYVENAAALVAEQVPGIDAILVGHAHTEIAEYTVANRRTGAPVVLSEPLKWGQRLTLFDFDLVRERGRWTVARVGAKVLNSNTVAEDPRITRLLGDEHEKVVAYVNQVIGTSTAAMTTALAPWRDEPIIDLINQVQTETVREALAGGRWAALPVLSQASCFSRSAAIPAGEVTIRDAAGLYPFENTLEARLMTGAQLKDYLEYSARYYVQTPAGAPVDTAKLTNADGIPDYNYDAVSGLTYEIDIARPAGSRIVDLSFEGGPVDPEARFVLAVNNYRAAGGGAFPHVARAEQLWSNSDEIRNTIIQSVRAKGTVDPAAFASVGWRLTRDGDPVF is encoded by the coding sequence ATGCCGCTCAACCGCAGGGCGTTGCTGGGCCGTTCGGCCGCCGTCGGGGCCGGAGCCGCGATCGCGGGCGGCCTCGCCGCCCCCGCCGAGGCCCACGGCCGCCCGGGGAAACGGCGAGAGCGGTACTCGTTCACCGTGATGGGGACCACCGACCTGCACGGGAACGTCTTCAACTGGGACTACTTCACCGACCGGGAGTTCGACGACAAGGCCCACAACGACGTCGGCCTGGCCAAGATCTCCACCCTGGTGAACCAGGTGCGCGAGGAGAAGGGGCGCCGCAACACCCTGCTGATCGACGCCGGTGACACGATCCAGGGCACGCAACTGTCCTACTACTACGCCAAGGTCGACCCCATCACCGCGCACCGCGGGCCCGTGCACCCCATGGCTCAGGCGATGAACGCCATCGGCTACGACGCGGCCGCGCTCGGCAACCACGAGTTCAACTACGGCATCCCGGTGCTGCGCAGGTTCCAGGAGCAGTGCGACTTCCCGCTGCTGGGCGCCAACGCCCTGGACGCGAGGACACTGCGACCGGCGTTCCCGCCCTACAGCATGCACCGGCTGCGCACCCCGCACGGACGGGATGTGCGGGTGGCTGTGCTGGGGCTGACGAACCCGGGCATCGCGATCTGGGACAGGGCCAACGTCAGCGGGCAGATGGTCTTCCCGGGGCTGGAGGAGCAGGCCGCGAAGTGGGTGCCGAAGCTCCGCTCGATGGGCGCGGACGTCGTGATCGTCTCTGCGCACTCGGGTTCGAGCGGCACCTCCTCGTACGGTGACCAGCTCCCGTACGTCGAGAACGCGGCTGCGCTGGTGGCCGAGCAGGTGCCGGGGATCGACGCGATCCTGGTGGGGCACGCGCACACGGAGATCGCCGAGTACACGGTCGCCAACCGGCGGACGGGCGCACCGGTGGTGCTGTCCGAGCCGCTGAAGTGGGGCCAGCGGCTCACCCTGTTCGACTTCGACCTGGTGCGGGAGCGGGGCCGGTGGACGGTGGCGAGGGTGGGGGCGAAGGTCCTCAACTCCAACACGGTCGCGGAGGACCCGAGGATCACGAGGCTACTGGGTGACGAGCACGAGAAGGTCGTCGCGTACGTCAACCAGGTGATCGGCACGTCCACGGCCGCGATGACGACGGCCCTGGCACCGTGGCGGGACGAACCGATCATCGACCTGATCAACCAGGTGCAGACGGAGACGGTACGCGAGGCGCTGGCGGGCGGGCGGTGGGCGGCGCTGCCGGTGCTGTCGCAGGCTTCGTGCTTCTCGCGCTCGGCGGCGATCCCGGCGGGCGAGGTGACGATCCGGGACGCGGCCGGGCTCTATCCGTTCGAGAACACGCTGGAGGCGCGGCTGATGACCGGCGCCCAGTTGAAGGACTATCTGGAGTACTCGGCGCGGTACTACGTGCAGACGCCGGCCGGGGCGCCGGTGGACACGGCGAAGCTGACGAACGCCGACGGCATACCGGACTACAACTACGACGCGGTGTCGGGCCTGACGTACGAGATCGACATCGCCAGGCCGGCCGGCTCGCGGATCGTGGACCTGTCCTTCGAGGGCGGGCCGGTCGACCCGGAGGCGCGGTTCGTGCTGGCGGTGAACAACTACCGGGCCGCCGGCGGCGGTGCCTTCCCGCATGTCGCGCGGGCCGAGCAGTTGTGGTCGAACTCGGACGAGATCCGCAACACGATCATCCAGTCGGTGCGGGCGAAGGGGACCGTGGACCCGGCGGCGTTCGCCTCGGTGGGCTGGAGGCTGACCCGGGACGGTGATCCGGTCTTCTGA